The Exiguobacterium acetylicum genome includes a window with the following:
- a CDS encoding trimeric intracellular cation channel family protein — protein MSWDLLNIIGTVAFAMSGAIVAMEEKYDLFGVWLLALITAFGGGAIRNLLIGVPVSALWSQGGLFLVAILVALLIFMLPQLFLPHWTRWGVLADALGLSAFAIQGALMASAKGLPLSATISAAVLTGVGGGVVRDLLAGRKPLVLHKEIYAMWAVMAALVIDRFQLTNPLHLFTLLGLITVLRMLSYYYEWNLPARRLGGE, from the coding sequence ATGTCCTGGGACTTATTGAATATCATCGGTACGGTCGCTTTTGCGATGAGTGGAGCAATCGTTGCGATGGAAGAAAAATATGATTTATTCGGCGTCTGGTTACTTGCTTTAATTACGGCGTTCGGTGGTGGTGCCATTCGTAATTTATTGATTGGTGTGCCGGTATCGGCGCTTTGGTCGCAAGGCGGTCTCTTTTTAGTTGCGATTCTCGTTGCGTTGTTGATCTTCATGTTGCCCCAGTTGTTCCTGCCGCACTGGACACGTTGGGGTGTTCTCGCAGATGCGCTCGGTTTGTCTGCGTTTGCAATCCAAGGGGCATTGATGGCGTCAGCAAAAGGATTGCCGCTGTCGGCAACGATTTCGGCAGCTGTATTGACTGGTGTCGGTGGTGGAGTCGTTCGGGATTTGCTCGCTGGTCGAAAACCGCTCGTCTTGCATAAAGAAATTTATGCGATGTGGGCCGTTATGGCAGCACTCGTGATTGATCGTTTCCAATTGACGAATCCTCTGCATTTGTTCACATTGCTCGGACTCATCACCGTTTTACGTATGCTATCGTATTATTATGAATGGAATTTACCAGCACGACGGTTAGGGGGAGAATAA
- a CDS encoding cation diffusion facilitator family transporter, which yields MTTFFSLIRRGNKSALAAAIVNTIIAVIKFVAYILTGNVAMFAEMMHTIGDAANQFFVYIGSALSKKAPTKRFPNGFGRLVNLVLLAAIIVVALLAYETIREGILHIAHGPGEETTGLWIILTALGIGVVLEIGVFYKAMIEIAHETGLKSRGLTLVGQSFTHLGQAKPATRLVFMEDLVATLGGIIAIIAVLISHYTSFYQAEGIASILIGLMMFYVVYNVFIQNAAGALGEIDEVLTAKIGEILLRDEAVRDIEKLEVIKEGDHFHVETEIEVDSNLTIAQADDIKDRLELQIRILKGVTDVTISFDEDDKVQQYQSPSPPVE from the coding sequence ATGACCACTTTTTTCTCATTGATCCGTCGTGGCAATAAGTCAGCCCTTGCTGCTGCAATCGTCAACACGATCATTGCTGTCATCAAGTTCGTCGCTTATATCTTGACTGGGAACGTTGCAATGTTCGCTGAAATGATGCATACGATCGGTGACGCGGCGAATCAGTTTTTCGTCTATATCGGTTCTGCTCTCAGTAAAAAAGCACCGACGAAACGATTTCCGAATGGATTCGGTCGGCTCGTCAATCTCGTGTTACTTGCTGCGATCATCGTCGTCGCATTGCTTGCGTATGAGACGATTCGTGAAGGAATCTTACACATCGCACATGGTCCTGGCGAAGAGACGACTGGGCTTTGGATCATTTTGACGGCACTTGGAATTGGTGTCGTGCTTGAGATCGGTGTCTTTTATAAAGCGATGATCGAGATTGCTCATGAAACCGGGCTTAAATCCCGAGGATTGACGCTTGTCGGACAAAGCTTCACCCATCTTGGACAAGCAAAACCAGCTACACGTCTTGTCTTCATGGAAGATCTTGTCGCGACCCTCGGTGGTATCATCGCGATCATCGCTGTTCTGATTTCGCATTACACATCGTTTTATCAAGCAGAGGGCATTGCATCGATTTTGATTGGTCTGATGATGTTTTACGTCGTTTATAATGTCTTTATTCAAAACGCTGCCGGTGCACTCGGTGAGATTGATGAAGTACTGACTGCTAAAATCGGTGAAATTCTACTGCGTGATGAAGCAGTTCGTGATATCGAAAAGCTCGAAGTCATTAAGGAAGGGGATCACTTCCATGTCGAGACAGAGATCGAAGTGGATTCGAACTTGACGATTGCCCAAGCGGACGATATCAAGGACCGGCTTGAACTTCAAATCCGAATTCTTAAAGGGGTCACCGATGTCACGATCTCCTTTGATGAAGATGATAAAGTACAGCAGTATCAATCCCCCTCACCACCTGTAGAATAA
- a CDS encoding SDR family oxidoreductase: MYESLKGKVAIVTGGSMGIGEAIVRRYAEEGMRVVINYRSHPEEAKKIAESIKEQGGEAIVVQGDVSKEDDMINLVKETVDHFGQLDVFVNNAGIEMPSASHEMSLEDWQKVIDVNLTGAFLGAREALKYFVEHNVKGSIINMSSVHEIIPWPTFVHYAASKGGVKLMTQTLAMEYAPKGIRVNAIGPGAINTPINAEKFEDPEQRKEVESMIPMGNIGKPEEISAVAAWLASDEASYVTGITLFADGGMTLYPSFQAGRG, translated from the coding sequence ATGTATGAAAGTTTAAAAGGAAAAGTCGCCATCGTAACAGGTGGATCAATGGGAATCGGCGAAGCTATCGTTCGCCGCTATGCAGAAGAAGGCATGCGTGTCGTCATCAACTACCGTAGTCACCCGGAAGAAGCGAAGAAGATCGCTGAATCGATTAAAGAACAGGGTGGCGAAGCAATCGTCGTTCAAGGTGATGTTTCGAAAGAAGACGACATGATCAACCTCGTTAAAGAGACGGTTGATCACTTTGGTCAGTTGGACGTTTTCGTCAACAACGCGGGAATCGAGATGCCGTCAGCATCTCATGAGATGTCACTCGAAGACTGGCAGAAAGTCATCGATGTCAACTTGACGGGTGCGTTCCTTGGTGCGCGTGAAGCACTGAAATACTTCGTTGAACACAATGTCAAAGGCAGCATCATCAATATGTCGAGTGTTCATGAGATCATTCCATGGCCAACGTTCGTCCACTACGCTGCGAGTAAAGGCGGTGTCAAATTGATGACACAAACTCTTGCGATGGAATATGCGCCAAAAGGCATTCGTGTTAATGCGATCGGACCGGGTGCGATCAATACACCAATCAACGCTGAAAAATTCGAAGATCCGGAACAACGTAAAGAAGTCGAGAGCATGATTCCAATGGGCAATATCGGAAAACCTGAGGAAATTTCAGCCGTTGCCGCATGGCTTGCGTCGGACGAAGCAAGTTATGTCACTGGTATCACACTCTTTGCGGACGGCGGGATGACACTATATCCGTCTTTCCAAGCAGGACGCGGTTAA
- a CDS encoding GRP family sugar transporter: MDILIAIVPALMWGSLPLVVSKIGGSTAQQIIGTTLGALLFAIVTFFFVSPELSTTAWIAGFFSGAFWALGQKNQFAAFRQMGVSKTMPISTGMQLVGTSLFGVLAFGEWSTTTALILGISALVLIIAGAAFTSYKEDKSKQDENIGKGLTLLLISTVGYVGYVVIARWFDINGWEAVLPQAVGMVVSAILLSLREGDLFTKKTAGNTVGGLMWAVGNVALLFATAKVGVATSFSLSQTGVVISTIGGVLLLKESKTKKEMTFVIIGCILVVAGGIMIGFTKQ; the protein is encoded by the coding sequence ATTGATATTCTAATTGCCATCGTTCCTGCATTGATGTGGGGATCGTTGCCGCTCGTCGTTTCGAAAATCGGAGGTTCGACAGCGCAACAGATTATCGGTACGACTCTGGGTGCGTTGCTTTTCGCGATCGTCACCTTCTTTTTTGTCAGCCCAGAGCTGTCGACGACTGCTTGGATCGCTGGATTCTTTTCTGGTGCCTTCTGGGCGCTCGGTCAAAAAAATCAGTTTGCTGCCTTCCGCCAAATGGGCGTCTCGAAGACGATGCCGATTTCAACAGGGATGCAACTCGTCGGAACATCGTTGTTTGGTGTTCTCGCTTTCGGAGAGTGGTCAACGACAACTGCGTTGATACTCGGAATCAGTGCCCTTGTATTGATCATTGCCGGAGCAGCCTTTACTTCTTATAAAGAAGATAAGAGTAAACAAGATGAAAATATCGGAAAAGGACTGACGCTCCTCCTCATCTCGACTGTCGGATATGTCGGATATGTCGTCATTGCCCGCTGGTTTGATATCAACGGCTGGGAAGCCGTCTTACCGCAAGCTGTCGGGATGGTCGTGAGTGCGATTCTTCTCTCTTTACGAGAAGGAGACCTCTTCACGAAAAAAACAGCTGGCAATACGGTTGGTGGACTCATGTGGGCTGTCGGGAACGTCGCTTTACTGTTTGCGACGGCAAAAGTCGGAGTCGCGACGAGCTTTTCCTTATCTCAAACCGGTGTCGTCATCTCAACGATTGGCGGCGTCCTCTTACTGAAAGAATCAAAGACAAAGAAAGAGATGACCTTCGTCATCATCGGTTGTATTTTAGTCGTCGCCGGCGGAATCATGATTGGATTTACGAAACAATAA
- a CDS encoding ABC1 kinase family protein, translating to MKRWALYRIVVIVTMFARYIFTIYRFTRKNRPGTNNEEFERIMIRIARDYKKKALRLEGLLIKLGQFLSIRADLFPPSVLMELTELVDKVPSSKLGESRKIIEEDWGMPIEEIISDISPRPVASASIGEVYSGTLKSNGKKVAIKVQRPNIEQIIKTDFRAMRIVIAMLRRTSLNKSTDLQSLYRQMVFVIGDELNYRTELKNGLYFKKMYETNPVIYIPSYYEEHCTNRVLVMEWIDGTRITDLDYLAEHQIDRDELARNLFLNAGEQLLFGGKFHADPHPGNVLVQSDGKIVLLDFGMIGATTPDDMRAIQRILQSFVTLDYDAIVDGLEDLRFLLPNANKQNIRQAIEKAVTFYLESDMENVDTKLIEKVLSDIELLVRNEPIQLPAEFAFFGRAASTILGILQILSPQINLLELAKPMVRRWLDDEGKNQNRYLQIAGSYGARLLAFPRLVNDALSEPTRWRIMEQQKFSRVANIESLKIRQWTSSLVGIISLPFSYLGYYFTQYDVMGISLTIAVIALWNGRRIGRQIVRIADEPFR from the coding sequence ATGAAACGTTGGGCGCTTTATCGCATCGTCGTCATCGTGACGATGTTCGCACGTTACATCTTTACGATCTATCGATTCACCCGGAAAAACCGGCCAGGTACGAACAACGAAGAGTTTGAGCGCATCATGATCCGGATTGCGCGTGACTATAAGAAAAAAGCATTACGCCTAGAAGGGTTACTGATCAAGCTCGGTCAGTTCTTATCGATTCGAGCCGATTTGTTTCCTCCGTCCGTCTTGATGGAACTGACTGAACTGGTCGATAAAGTGCCTTCAAGTAAACTTGGAGAGTCACGAAAGATCATCGAAGAGGATTGGGGGATGCCGATCGAAGAAATCATTTCAGACATCAGTCCTCGCCCTGTCGCTTCTGCTTCGATCGGTGAAGTTTACAGCGGCACCTTAAAATCAAATGGTAAAAAAGTCGCGATCAAAGTCCAGCGACCAAACATTGAACAAATCATCAAAACCGATTTCCGTGCCATGCGCATCGTCATTGCCATGTTGCGTCGGACTTCATTAAACAAATCGACTGATTTACAAAGTCTGTATCGCCAAATGGTCTTCGTCATCGGTGATGAATTGAATTATCGGACCGAATTGAAGAACGGTCTCTATTTCAAAAAGATGTATGAAACGAATCCTGTCATCTATATTCCGAGTTATTATGAAGAACATTGTACGAATCGGGTTCTCGTCATGGAATGGATTGACGGGACACGCATCACCGATCTCGATTATTTAGCAGAACATCAGATTGATCGCGACGAACTGGCACGTAATTTATTCTTGAACGCTGGTGAACAATTGCTATTCGGTGGGAAATTCCACGCCGATCCACATCCTGGCAACGTCCTCGTCCAGTCTGATGGTAAAATCGTCTTACTTGATTTTGGGATGATTGGAGCGACGACGCCCGATGACATGCGAGCGATTCAACGGATTCTCCAGTCCTTCGTCACGTTGGATTATGATGCGATCGTTGATGGGTTAGAAGATTTACGATTCCTTTTGCCGAATGCGAATAAGCAAAACATCCGACAAGCGATTGAAAAAGCAGTCACGTTTTATCTCGAGAGTGACATGGAAAACGTTGATACGAAACTGATTGAGAAGGTCTTATCCGATATCGAATTACTCGTTCGAAACGAACCGATTCAGCTCCCTGCTGAATTTGCGTTCTTCGGTCGCGCTGCCTCGACGATTCTTGGGATTCTTCAGATTCTTTCACCACAAATCAATCTGCTTGAACTCGCTAAACCAATGGTTCGACGTTGGCTCGATGACGAAGGGAAAAACCAAAACCGTTATCTCCAAATCGCTGGCTCTTACGGTGCGCGGTTGCTCGCCTTCCCACGACTTGTCAACGACGCTCTCAGCGAACCGACGCGGTGGCGGATCATGGAGCAACAAAAGTTCTCCCGCGTCGCGAATATCGAATCGCTCAAAATCCGGCAGTGGACGAGTTCACTCGTCGGGATCATCAGTCTTCCCTTTAGTTATCTCGGCTATTATTTTACGCAGTACGATGTCATGGGAATCTCATTGACGATCGCCGTCATCGCTTTATGGAATGGTCGCCGGATCGGACGACAAATCGTTCGTATTGCCGATGAACCGTTCCGTTAA
- the hemQ gene encoding hydrogen peroxide-dependent heme synthase, translating to MQHQTSEPTATQQAAETLDGWYTLHDFRRIDWSRLKQVDATDRTRMIEEFQAFLAELSGVEEAKDGSHALYTIIGQKADLVLMVLRPTMEQIQDVEVKMQKLDLYDYLIPTYSYVSVVELGTYRGSGEGNPYENPYVRDRLYPILPQAKHICFYPMSKSRRDGDNWYTLSMEKRKELMYRHGMIGRSYAGKIQQIIGGSTGFDDWEWGVTLFSDDILQFKKIVYEMRFDEVSAKYGEFGEFFIGNRLESEQLNTHFAL from the coding sequence ATGCAACACCAAACATCTGAACCGACTGCTACGCAACAAGCCGCTGAAACACTCGACGGCTGGTATACATTACATGATTTCCGCCGGATCGACTGGTCACGCTTGAAACAAGTCGATGCAACAGACCGCACACGCATGATCGAAGAGTTCCAAGCCTTCCTCGCAGAGCTTTCTGGGGTCGAAGAAGCTAAAGACGGTAGTCATGCGCTTTATACGATCATTGGTCAAAAAGCCGATCTCGTCTTGATGGTCCTTCGTCCAACAATGGAACAAATCCAAGACGTCGAAGTTAAGATGCAGAAACTCGATCTATACGATTACTTGATCCCGACGTATTCTTACGTTTCTGTCGTCGAACTCGGTACGTACCGTGGTTCAGGCGAAGGAAACCCATACGAGAATCCATATGTTCGTGACCGTCTCTATCCGATCTTGCCGCAAGCGAAGCACATCTGCTTCTACCCGATGAGCAAGTCGCGTCGTGATGGTGACAACTGGTATACGCTCTCGATGGAAAAACGAAAAGAACTGATGTATCGCCACGGAATGATCGGTCGGAGTTATGCTGGGAAAATTCAGCAAATCATCGGCGGATCAACTGGATTTGACGATTGGGAATGGGGTGTCACGCTCTTCTCAGACGACATTCTTCAGTTCAAAAAAATCGTCTACGAAATGCGTTTTGACGAAGTCAGCGCGAAATACGGCGAGTTCGGTGAGTTCTTCATCGGGAACCGTCTTGAAAGTGAACAATTAAATACTCATTTTGCACTTTAA
- a CDS encoding DUF423 domain-containing protein → MKVFIMIGAISMMLSVALGAFGAHALKDMLTERMLANWQTGVLYQMVHSLGILALGGLLLKVSIPQWSLAAWLMLAGIVFFSGSLYVMALTNVTKLGAITPIGGVLFIAAWIFVAIGAYKGL, encoded by the coding sequence ATGAAAGTATTCATTATGATTGGCGCGATTTCGATGATGTTATCGGTCGCACTTGGGGCGTTTGGTGCACATGCTTTAAAAGACATGTTGACGGAACGGATGCTCGCGAACTGGCAGACTGGTGTTCTGTATCAGATGGTGCATTCACTCGGGATCTTAGCACTAGGCGGCTTGTTGTTGAAAGTGTCGATTCCACAATGGTCATTAGCTGCATGGCTGATGCTTGCCGGAATCGTCTTCTTCTCGGGTAGTCTGTACGTCATGGCATTGACGAACGTGACGAAATTAGGAGCCATCACACCGATCGGTGGTGTCTTATTCATCGCGGCATGGATTTTTGTCGCAATTGGCGCCTATAAAGGATTATGA